The window cATCTGCCATTTAGTTCATAAATGATAAATGTCCTGCATTTGCAGAAACCAACATCCACGTTAATGCTGGTGATGCATTTGCAGCATTTGATACATAAACTCAAGTCAGAATGTCAGAATGTGATCTGTAAATATCCAATCCAACCATCCCTTTTAAGGCTGCTGAAGTTAAAGTACTGGTAATTGTTGAAGCCCTGGTTTAGTTCATAGATGTACGGTTTTATTTGAAGAACCTAACAGGTTCTTAAGACAAGTGAAAGTTTGCTTTTTAAACAACTGTCATGACAGCTTCTCTTTTGCAGTGGCACTTCTTTGTTTTGATGACTTAtttctatgtgtgtgtacacacatatacatatatatatatatatatatacatatatatatatatatatatatatatatatatatatatatatatattatacatatatacacaaaggaacatttgtttaatttaagTACAGTTTCCAGTACTTCATAGAagggaatagaatagaaaggaaTGTTTTAGCCAAACAGTGAATGTGTTTGAGATATATTGGACAGAAGACTTGCCAGACAGCACAACCCGCTCGGCCTTGAACAAACCTTTTTTCTTGTCTCAATCATAACAGACCAGCAGTTTTTCTGCAGTTAAAGGGGTGCACATATGCTTTCACTAAGGCGTTCTTACAGTGAAACCATTATTTTACTCCATGTGTAACTtcccatgtgtttttttgtatttactcTGCAAATATTCTGTCTTTAACTGTAGAATCCAAAACATACTTCAACTTCATCTGTTaagatttttttaatactttttcttATGATGTCTGTTTGAGGTCGGGGTTTATCACTTGTCTCTTGTTATTTCTGTGATTGGTGATAAGAATACGTCTCCTCTGCTCCGTCTTCATCATACCCAGGATAGTGTCCCGCCTCAatgcctcctcttcctcctcttcctctgtctTCAGGGCAGTGGATCCCAAGTCTCTTCTGGAGCTTCTCTTCCTGGAGACGAAGCTCCATGGAGTCCACCAGGTCGTAGATGTTATCCAGGGACCACATGGGTGATGGGAACCAAGCCTTGACGTCACCATCCTTTCCCACAACCAGCATACTGAAATAGTCCTCACTGATCTTCAGCTGTTCCCTCACATTGTTGACCATATCACGGGATAACAGCTCAACTTTACTCTGACTACGGCCTGAAGGAGAGATAACAGGGTCAGAGTTCAAATGTTTTAATATTACCACCCCATGCACCTGTACTGCCCCACACCCTGACTGTTAATTACCGTTTAGTGGAAACAGCTCCACAGTTCCTGATGCTTTTTTCCCATTTCCGGACAGCTTTAACATGGCAAAGTGACGAATCCCTGTGAAAAGATGCCAAGAAGTTGTGCTTTAGCGGTACGTTTCTAAACCCGACTAAAGGACAGGTTTAACCATTTAAGAATTTTTCAGTTAAAGTGATATGTTTCTCTTGTtggatatttatatttacaaccCCTTGTAAAGTGAGCCTGTTCTGGCCAAGTAAGTAACGTGTAGTTTTGGTTTGATCTGCATTTCCTCGTCCGTCTGACAGAGGTAAATCCTAAATGTGCTACATTTCCATAATGCATCTAAAATGACAAAGAGGACATTATATTGGACTTCTTACCGAGGTAACACTCCTGCCCGGATAGCGCGGAGAGCTGCTGCTGGAATGAGTAGTCGTGCTCGGAGGGAGCAGAAATCACCAGCAGCCTCCTCTTCGACATGAACctagaaataaatataaaaacttttttaacaagaaCATTCAGGcactcagctttttttttttaacttctatTGATAAATCTTTTTGAGGCACATTTCATATGACAGAACCACATTTAAATAAATGctctttaaaataatttttaaacttccatccatccatccgttttctatacccgctttatcctttgcagggtcacaggggtctgctggagccacatagacacacaaacaaccacactcacacctacgggaaaTTTAGAaacaccaattaacctactacgcatgtttttggactttgGGATGCCGGAGTAACccgaggaaacccacgcaagcacggggagaacatgcaaactccacacgccgtgccagggagtcgaactggGAACTTTCCCGCTGTGAGGCAGAAGTGcaaaccaccaagccaccgtgctgccttttTAAACTTCAAACAGAAGCAATACATTGTATATATTTCTGCGGTAATTAAGAGCTACATATTGTGTATGAAATATAGCAgctatattaataataaatatacaGCTAACCCCATGAAATTGGGAAACTTTTTTTGTTggatttttatttgcattttccacACAATCCACATTTGGGGTTCTAATATTGGTTAAGTATTGACCTCTACCTGACGAGCGAGTTCTCAACGACAGGTTGTGCACAGACCGAAGgattcttcctttccttttctttctctgagtACCTTGAAGGAAATTTATCAATGTACTCAAACAACGCTAGGCTTGATGGAGGAGCTTCAAAGACTCTCTGGAGAAAGATAagagcagaaaaaacaaaaaaaatgagagCAAAAATATTGTCACAAGCATATGATTCAGATAGATTTGACCTGGAGGTTGTTTATATTCTGATTAGCAATAGTTCCTAAATCATaataaaagagaaatgtattaCAGAgtgcattttaaagaaaaaaaactcaactAAATGTTTTCAACCTCTGActctgtcacagtttcacagtgtaggataggttttttttactgtttaactcactctcctgtcatctggatcctgccaccctcatcagcctcattcccttcacctgtgcttccctggcccagctccacacctggtttccctcatcagtttccCCTTCTTAAACCTGCCCATTCCCTCATAcctgttgccagattgtcgtgtgcttttgcctcgctgaggggggggttctgtcacagtttcacagtgagGGAATGGGCAGGTTTAAGAAGGggaaactgatgagggaaaccaggtgtggagctgggccagggaagcacaggtgaagggaatgaggctgatgagggtggcaggatccagatgacaggagagtgagttaaacagtaaaaaaaacctatcctacactgtgaaactgtgacagacTCGGTGGTACTGGGGGATGCTGACTAGGTGATTCCTCCTCCAGTTTTGCACAAATCTCGACAGATAATTAAAATGCTTCCATTTATTGTGATCAGTGTAAAGTCAACTGCCTGAAGGAATGAGCCATGGTAAGGTACGTCTGAAAAGTAGCGCGCATGATTATAAAACTCTAGAGAGAGGGCAAGAAGTTCACGAAATAATTTCTCTCACATTTGGCTTCATGTCGTAATCTGTGACGGTCATTGAAAAGAGGTCAGGAGATGACATGCCGAACTCCGCCCGCAGCAGATGGATCAGTCCCGGGTCTAAGgtctgctctgattggtcgcTGAGAGGAAGATCGGACTCTGGAGCGCACACAGAATTCCATGGTTAGACAACGCATTAGCGACATAAACAAAGTTTTATTGTCAATTTAAAACTGCAGAGCACATAATACAATACAAAGGTCAATATAGCATTtctgtttaatttaatttggataTTTCCTGCAGGAGTTAGTAAGATTATATGTGCTCTTTAATGAGCTGCAGTCATTTACTGGCACTGGGCACAGTGTGACCTCTTATAACTCCTACAAATGCAAATGAGTGTCATGTGAGAATCAAACAAAACGTTTAAGACAAACCAGATACGTGTGTCAGTTACATTTGTTTAATCCTGAACAACAAAAACTTAAACTGATCCGATCAACTATACACTTTTGAAAACACTACATCGTCCTTTTGATCTCAGTTTTTGGGAACAACCCCGCTGTCTACTTACTGTGcaattgttttacttttttcattattgCGGTTGTCTGCTCTGTGCTTGCATTTCTACAAGAGCGGTTATGAGCAGACAGCTTGGAAGAGCATTGTGTAAGAAAGAAAGTCTGGCAGTTGTAAAGGTGCAgtgaaaacccttaaaaaacatataaagaaaatgtttttcagGTATTCATGTTGTGTTATATTTGTTTGTTCTGAAGTGACACCACCATGTTAAAGTGGTAACTAATCCAACTTTAACCTTCCAACAGCATGCCATTTCCATAGTCCACTAGCACACTGCTTATTTACAATTTTTTACATGTTAAAGATGTTATCATTACgtttttaacatcttttcagtTGTGGAGCCTGAATAGACTCTCTGGTATaggtttgttgtggttttgtttgcttccttatttgtgaaaaataccataattcacTCTGCTCATGCCTGTGTAAAATATGTAATGAGTCTTTTTTATTCACAGTATTATTACTGGTTTTATTTCTATAAAACACCGTAGCTACAGACAAGACAAACTTTAACCATCACAAGACAGAATCTAGCCTAACTGTCTATGATGCAAATATTCAAATCAACATCATCTCACGTAAAATTCTTACCGAGCTGATAGTGTTGCAGCAAGACTGTGGCCTCACTTCCTTCACCCACAGCGGTTGCCACGGTGATCTTCCTGATTGCAAGTTCACAGTGTTTTTTCTTGCTCTCCTCCATCAGCTGGCTGTACAGCGTTGCATCTCTGCTGGGCGTGGAGATCAGCTTGTTTGCACAAAAACATCCACATTAGATGGCTTAAAGGCATTGATTAGTTACACTCTATGATGTTTTTTATGCATTAATAATGTGATTGTTGTTGTATTTTTGAGAAAGTCAGAGAGGACAGGAAACAGACCAGGGTGACAAAGATCCTCACCATCAACCTCCTGGATCCTCTTAAACTGTCCAAAAACTTCTTCAGGGATGTTTTATCCTCCTCACTTACATCTCTGCTGGACTttctccctcttcctttccCTTTCTTGCCTTTCTTCCCTTTGCTCTTTTTCTTAGAGCTCTTTTTGTTCTGCTTGTCAACCCGTACATTTGGTTCTACTTTATCTTCAGTCTTTTGCCCtccatgtattttctttttgtcttccaCAGTGGAGTGAGGCCTGTTatatgattaaaaaataaaatgctttaATGTTCATCAAATgtgcacaaacacaaaaagtaaaataaatatataattttatctGGTGTCAGAAAGTGAAAGCTCACTGAAAAGACAGCACCTAGCTTTCTCTCCTTCTTTACTGCTCCTTGCAGCTGATGGACGACTCAGCACTTTAGAGGTGTCCCAGTCATTGCTTGACTCCTTATCTTTTTTAGTTTCAGAAGGCAACTTCTTACGGATAACAAACCTTGACCGCCCACTCAGTATGTCCTGGATCTTACTCTTCAGAGCTGCTTTTTTGTCCAGAGGAGATTTCCTTTGCGGGGGCACCACATAGGTCACATTTCCTTGCCTCTGGGGGCTCAGCATCACCTTCTtcatcctcttttttcttttcaccacAACCTTCTTTTTTGTGCTTTTACACCTAAAACATATCATAGAAAACACCTAAATTCACATCCCACCACATGAACGCTTGTGATGCCTACTGACCTATTAAACTGTAACTGTGGCATACAGTTTGTCAGTCCTGGTTGGTGTTATTCTCACAAGCTAAAGTAAGTTAAACAACTCACATTTTCCAAAAAACTAGGAATCCAACAGATTAATGTCACACAGTCTGTAACATATCTTGTTTGGAGGGTTGAGGTAGTTTTCTGTTGCTGGAATTGCGTACCATCAGTgttgctatgacttttatttattttttccctgtttgGCTTTGTATTTccgcttttttttaaactgaaaagtCAAGGGTGCCTGATTAGACAAAATGTATACATGTATTTTAAATGGGGACATAAGGCATactaaatttattttattttattttatatatttttttgctttacaAAGACTCATCAAGTTGGAGAGTTCAGAAATTTGATTTGAATTACCTCCACAACACATTTAGATGCAGTACCCCAGTATCTACAGTGTAGATAGCCAGGGATGATTCCCTGGCTAACAAACCACCCATCCTACGTATAATACATGAAAAGGTAGAATGGCATTTACAACAGAAATGTGGCCACCAAGGCACTGCTTTTCAGTTCCCCCAACTGTTTTAATCAAAAAAACACCACATTAgtgtttattgttgttttgcttcttgcaccatccagtttttttttcatctaaagcTATGTACAATAcaggctttgttttgttttccaacCCGGGCCAATTTCTGGTTCCTGCGAGGTCATTGAACTTGTTTGCTAGGCCAGTGAGACTTGCTGGTGTTACCATAACAACTAATGGCAGCTCCACCTCTACCACCTGCTTGCCATGCAACGTGGGTCACGTGAACTTATTATGCATGAGATGCATGTACTGTAACTGCCACAGAAACAAGCAGAAGGTCTGGTTGACTGACAGAAATGGTGGCAAAAAGTTTCCCTCAGCTCGTGTATAATGTATAATGAATCAGtaaacttgtttcatttttaCAGTAATAAGCCCTCACAGATGATAAATATTTTTCATAGtcatatgattttttttcatggtaAAATATGAGTTTTAATGTCATGTTTGTTTACTTTAAGGAAGCATAATCAGACCCTTGAAGTCTCCCATCTCTATAATCACTAAAACCAGCAAAAGAAACTTTGATTTTCTGCCCAAGTTGTCTTGTCAGACAATTAGTTAACACTTTATGGGAATGTTtatcacatcaacaacaatgAGCTCTCTGAGCTACAGCGCACAAAGGAACTATTCAAGACTGTAGCGATAGAGCAAGTATCCAAGCAAGAAATGAAACAGGACTACATCTTTGACAATCTTAAAGATAACTCCACACCAACAAAGAaacctacgacggagtattagggccaaacaaaaaaacaaaaaaaggaaattacgagaataaagtcataatgtaatgagaataaagtcgtaaaattacgagaataaagtcataatattacgagaataaagtcgtaaaattacgagaataaagtcataatattacgagaataaagtcgtaaaattacgagaataaagtcgtaatattacgagaataaagtcataatattacgagaataaagttgtaatatattataaatatataaatataacttcacaagatgctcaatattcagggctgcacataattattctggtctggtgctcagaggagcccctggatatgtgacttgggcctccaaaaaacgcggtgacccgtctcgccgggtcgataaaagagggatgcaggaataagttataggcaaaacgatatttattcacttataaagatgaatggctcaatatggtcctttacaaagttaatttatttcaataattcaactagaatatggtgtaaaagttaatttatttcaataattcaactagaatatggtgtaaaagttaatttatttcaataattcaactagaatatggtgtaaaagttaatttatttcaataattcaactagaatatggtgtaaaagttaatttatttcaataattcaactagaatatggtgtaaaagttaatctatttcaataattcaacttaaaaggtgaaactaatatattacctagtcttattacatgcaaagcaagatatgttaaacctttatttgttataattttgatgatggaattgtttattgatttcataaaatattctctaatttattttttatttggggttttcataaactgtgagccataatcagagagacgcgtcttgctggtgcaggcacgctgctgctgcacgcagtgacggacaatggctgatttatggttccgcgttacaccaacgcagagcttacggggtaggatacgcgggagcgtgaacgtacggtgcgcgtcgccacgtaacatcatgcagccacttctcggcgaacacacattttctgtttctatccacgggtagtggttcagtttggcgtctctttgtagttggtggtggtggaatgccagaataattacttaatggcgcttgcttcttggacattttgacgagacgtgtcagggtttgttcagtaaagctgatgcTTACCTCTCTCCCTGCGCAACCCACCGCCGCAACGAGCATGGAgagggagtaaggacgcgctgtgattggccagtaccaactttgagtgggagttctggggaaaagctctcccaatagattttttaatattagtattctggtctggccacaaccaataatatgagccccagctgctggtacgcaaaagcgcttcgcagcacaagattgacagcgcactgtggattttgacggcgcatgcgctctggcggcccacttatgtgcagccctgtcaatattcctcattttaacacagggagaagaagctcttcctgttagagttctcataaattatattctcataatattacgactttattctcgcaacattacgactttattctcgtaattttacgactttattctcgtaatattacgactttattctcgtaatgttacgactttattctcgtaatgttacgactttattctcgtaattttacgactttattctcgtaatattacgactttattctcataatattacgactttattctcgcaacattacgactttattctcgtaatgttacgactttattctcgtaattttacgactttattctcgtaatattacgactttattctcataatattacgactttattctattacgactttattctcgcaacattacgactttattctcgtaattttaggactttattctcattatattatgactttattcccgtaatttccaattttttttgtcttagtttggccctaatactccttcGTAGAAACCTGCAGAGAGACCTCATTAGTTTTTTGCTTGGCTTTAAAAGAAGGGTAAGTGATTTCTGGATAATGTCATGTCTGTTGATAGTTCaaacaaaacatcagcaaaacacAGTGTGCTTGCTCCTCCCTCCAGTGCTCCTTGAGAACACACACCCTATCACAAACTCTCCCAAACCTTTCCAAAACTACATGTGCATTAAAACAAGTGTCCACCCTCCCCCTGTCAATGATTACAGTTACAGTTTGTGTACTCTCCAGATGGGCAGCTAGAGAACGGTGTATGTATGACATAAAGTCTTCTGGCTTAAGAAAAACTTAGAATCTTTTACACTACCTTCAAGGGACCACCATGTTTGAAAAGCATATGGTACCAGCTCCAGTTGTTGAGATAGTTCACTCAAAAATACAGAACATTATGTTCATGTCTACAAAATGTCACTGCAGCTTTGGGttgtttatttatctaattTAGGTCAAAGTCTATAGGATTTGAAGTATATTACTCCTGCTAGGTATATGCTACATAACAttgctaaaacaaaaagtgcaataTAATTTTAAAACAGTACCACCCACATAGTGtccaatccatccattttctacaccCGCTTCATCTTGACAGGGTCATGGACCACTTAGTTTctcataacaaaaacaaacaattaaataattgTAGGTTCGTATGACTTTGCTCACATTGTCAATATTCTTTGAATTGATGGTTCAATTGCTAAAGTGGACaattcttttcttatttttcaacTTGGGCTAAAAAAACCCAATATAAAACCAGTTTTCTAAATAATTTGTATACAGTGGCAGTACCTAAATTGAGATCCTTTTTTGGTCATCTTCTCTAGCCTCCTCATGGGGAATTGATCAATGAGTTCCAGAATTGCCTCCACACGGACCGGATAAGGGAAACGCTCGCTGACCCGAAGATTCTTCCTCATAACCAGCATGCTGAAAGTTTGATCCTGAAGTGTTCGGTTTAAGGTGCAAGTCAGAGGGAGCAATTCATAAATACTGTTGCTTAATATAAAATCATATTGCAACAAAAATAACTCAAGACAGTTTATGGGACATCGTTTACTTGGTTAGTAAGGTCCAGGTAGTGAAGCAGCTTGGTCACTGTGTCAGGGTCAAGGTTCTCCACTGTGGCGTCACCTTGAACAGTCGTTTTCTGGATGCGACCTTCCATCATGGCATTTTGGATTATAGTTATGATGAAGGTGTCTCTTTCTGCCAGACGGCAGTTCAGGGCTTTCTgaaagggaagaaaaacaaaaagagaaagagaaacagaggtaggaagaaaagatgTTGCGACtataactaccgtattttcacgaccattcggcgcaccgtgtgaaaaggcgcaccctcagttttgtgtgtcatttttggattttaaacacacatacggcgcaccgacccaaaaggcgccgtctacagacacggagctgcacacacgcgcaccgcaaaacacacacacgcgctgcagaacacacacacaagagtgctta of the Cololabis saira isolate AMF1-May2022 chromosome 11, fColSai1.1, whole genome shotgun sequence genome contains:
- the ccdc80l2 gene encoding coiled-coil domain-containing protein 80, with protein sequence MRMFHFYVSNYLMLFAALWSLSYPGFLAAGSKQKDPNVRDWGDYSDLPPGIEHGLGLGEDRENDYNRGVGESSSSPQLDFLAGFAGKKRLWVITAPSHNDHYLQMMEKQLEDAEQKALNCRLAERDTFIITIIQNAMMEGRIQKTTVQGDATVENLDPDTVTKLLHYLDLTNQDQTFSMLVMRKNLRVSERFPYPVRVEAILELIDQFPMRRLEKMTKKGSQFRCKSTKKKVVVKRKKRMKKVMLSPQRQGNVTYVVPPQRKSPLDKKAALKSKIQDILSGRSRFVIRKKLPSETKKDKESSNDWDTSKVLSRPSAARSSKEGEKARPHSTVEDKKKIHGGQKTEDKVEPNVRVDKQNKKSSKKKSKGKKGKKGKGRGRKSSRDVSEEDKTSLKKFLDSLRGSRRLMLISTPSRDATLYSQLMEESKKKHCELAIRKITVATAVGEGSEATVLLQHYQLESDLPLSDQSEQTLDPGLIHLLRAEFGMSSPDLFSMTVTDYDMKPNRVFEAPPSSLALFEYIDKFPSRYSEKEKERKNPSVCAQPVVENSLVRFMSKRRLLVISAPSEHDYSFQQQLSALSGQECYLGIRHFAMLKLSGNGKKASGTVELFPLNGRSQSKVELLSRDMVNNVREQLKISEDYFSMLVVGKDGDVKAWFPSPMWSLDNIYDLVDSMELRLQEEKLQKRLGIHCPEDRGRGGRGGIEAGHYPGYDEDGAEETYSYHQSQK